A section of the Humulus lupulus chromosome 2, drHumLupu1.1, whole genome shotgun sequence genome encodes:
- the LOC133817304 gene encoding xyloglucan endotransglucosylase protein 1-like, protein MPSDKTSLSKPLPCSVLMVISCLVVGLASAGNFYQDFDITWGDHRAQILQGGKRLTLSLDKASGSGFQSKNEYLFGRIDMQIKLVPGNSAGTVTAYYLSSQGPNHDEIDFEFLGNLSGDPYTLHTNVFSQGKGNREQQFHLWFDPTKAFHTYSIVWNKQRIIFMVDNIPIRVFNNLESTAGVAFPKSQPMRIYSSLWNADDWATRGGLVKTDWTKAPFTASYANFKANACVWSAGKSTCDANNSGGFNDATWQNQGLDAAGRNRLRWVQQKFMVYNYCTDLKRFPKGQLPAECKHSRFL, encoded by the exons ATGCCGTCTGATAAGACCTCCCTTTCTAAGCCTCTTCCTTGTTCTGTGCTCATGGTAATTAGTTGCCTGGTGGTGGGTTTAGCCTCAGCTGGGAACTTTTACCAAGACTTCGATATAACATGGGGCGATCACCGAGCCCAAATACTCCAAGGAGGTAAGCGTCTTACTCTCTCACTTGACAAGGCTTCAGGCTCTGGTTTCCAGTCCAAGAACGAGTACTTGTTTGGCCGAATCGATATGCAAATCAAGCTTGTGCCTGGGAATTCAGCTGGGACAGTCACTGCATACTAT TTGTCTTCTCAAGGCCCAAACCACGATGAGATTGACTTCGAGTTCTTGGGCAACTTGTCTGGAGACCCCTACACACTCCATACCAATGTGTTCAGCCAAGGAAAAGGGAACAGAGAACAACAGTTCCATCTTTGGTTCGACCCAACAAAGGCTTTCCACACTTACTCCATTGTTTGGAACAAACAACGTATTAT CTTCATGGTGGACAACATTCCAATAAGAGTGTTCAACAACTTGGAGTCAACAGCAGGAGTTGCATTCCCCAAAAGCCAGCCAATGAGGATTTACTCAAGCTTGTGGAACGCAGACGATTGGGCTACAAGAGGTGGCCTTGTCAAGACTGACTGGACCAAAGCCCCTTTCACTGCTTCCTACGCTAACTTTAAGGCCAATGCCTGTGTTTGGTCAGCCGGAAAGTCCACCTGCGATGCCAACAACTCCGGTGGCTTTAACGATGCCACGTGGCAGAATCAAGGGCTGGACGCCGCCGGGCGGAACAGGCTGCGGTGGGTGCAGCAGAAGTTCATGGTCTACAACTACTGCACAGACTTGAAACGCTTCCCTAAGGGCCAGCTTCCTGCAGAATGCAAGCACTCTCGATTCCTCTGA